The genomic region TCTCGCTCATTACGATATCGGTAATGAATTGTATGAGCGATTCCTGGACAGCTCAATGCAGTACTCATCGGCTATCTACAGCGAGGACGCGTTAACCCTTTCTAAAGCTCAACAAAACAAAATGAAAACCATCTGTGAGCGCTTAGAGCTGTCTGAAACAGACAAAGTCGTTGAGATTGGTACTGGCTGGGGTGGCTTGGCGATATACATGGCCCAACATTACGGCTGCCACGTCACCACCACTACGATTTCAGACGCACAGCACGAGCTTGCTGAACAACGAGTGAAAGCGCTTGGCTTAACCGACAAGGTTACCTTGCTCAAAGAGGACTATCGCAACCTCACTGGTGAATACGATAAGTTGGTTTCCATCGAGATGATAGAAGCGGTGGGACATGAGTACCTGCAAACCTTCTTTGCGAAATGTTCTTCATTGTTGAAGCCTTCCGGCAAGATGCTGATTCAAGCGATCACCATTGCTGACAGCCGTTATGAGAAGTACCGCAAAGGTATCGACTTTATCCAGAAGTACATCTTCCCGGGGGGCTGTTTACCTTCAGTGTCAGTGATGACCCAACATCTTGCGACCAGCACAGACCTTGTGGTTCAAGAAATTGATGATATTGGCCTGCACTATGCTCGCACACTCAACGACTGGAACGTTGCCTTTGAAAACAACTGGGAAGATTTGGAATCACTGGGTTATTCAGAAGAGTTCAAACGCCTTTGGACCTTCTATTTCTGCTACTGTGAAGGTGCATTCAAAGAGCGAGTGATCAGTACTCACCATTTAGTCGCAAGAAAACCTCGTTACTTTGGAGCGAAAGATGAAACGGTTTTGGATTATTAATCTCGTTCTGTTTCAAGCGACCTGGGTTTGCAGTGCATTCTTTACCGCTCAAGCCCCGTTCATCGCGCCACTGATTGTGGCCATGCATTTCTTTCTCTCTCCAACTCGCAATAGCGACCTGAAAATACTCTGTTTACTTCCATTGGGGCTATTACTTGATAGCCTCATGCTTCACTTCGGCGTGTTTGCCGTCGATTCTGAAGTTGCCAATCAATCATGGTTTCCCGTTTGGCTCATCTGCCTATGGATCATGTTTTTGATTAGCTTCAACCACAGCCTTAATTGGCTTTTAAAATGCTCGAAAGTGATCTTGTTTGCCATAGGGTTCGTAGCAGGTACTAGTAGTTATTGGGGAGGCATCAAAGCAGGCGCCCTCCTTACTACTTGGCCAGATGCATCGGTAATTGCTGCCCTTGCAATGAGTTGGGGGATATTGTTGCCCTTACTGGTGGCCGCCTATTCCAACTTAGTACAACCTGAAATGGCAAGGACAACGAGGTGACTTATGGCTTATTCACGCAACCCGACACAAACGTTCAAACCTAAGAGCGGTACTGTTAGCGCTCACCAGCAAGCAAAAAACACACTTTTAGGCTTCGTCACTCTCTCGTTAGTTTTTACTGCTCTGTTATTTTCCGGAAACACCAAAGCTTCAGCTGTCGATGATTTACACAAGCGTGGTCAGGGTGAAATGAGTTACCTGTTTTGGACTCTCTACTCAGCCGAGTTCTATACCGCACCCTCGACTTCAGAACGTGCTTTGAAAATAGAGTACTACCGAGCGATAGAGAGTAAAGATTTGGTCGAAGCTACTGAAGATCAATGGAATAAGCTTGGCTACCCTAATAGCAATATTAAACGTTGGTTAGAGCCGCTCTACTCAATGTGGCCAAATGTAGAAGAAGGAAGCACGCTCACCATCCGTGTCGCTGAAGATAATGTAAGCCGTTTCTACT from Vibrio gigantis harbors:
- a CDS encoding SAM-dependent methyltransferase; translation: MEQLAKQNNNIEQQARAVAVSSNCKYRALIFKVLERLQFATLEIIERDQHSVFGDREADLKGRIAIHDATFFRDVVINGSIGASEAYIDGKWTSPDLTRVIQIMARNQAQLDELDDKTQWLSRIKNLLLRRKNANTEQGSKRNILAHYDIGNELYERFLDSSMQYSSAIYSEDALTLSKAQQNKMKTICERLELSETDKVVEIGTGWGGLAIYMAQHYGCHVTTTTISDAQHELAEQRVKALGLTDKVTLLKEDYRNLTGEYDKLVSIEMIEAVGHEYLQTFFAKCSSLLKPSGKMLIQAITIADSRYEKYRKGIDFIQKYIFPGGCLPSVSVMTQHLATSTDLVVQEIDDIGLHYARTLNDWNVAFENNWEDLESLGYSEEFKRLWTFYFCYCEGAFKERVISTHHLVARKPRYFGAKDETVLDY
- a CDS encoding DUF2878 domain-containing protein, which translates into the protein MKRFWIINLVLFQATWVCSAFFTAQAPFIAPLIVAMHFFLSPTRNSDLKILCLLPLGLLLDSLMLHFGVFAVDSEVANQSWFPVWLICLWIMFLISFNHSLNWLLKCSKVILFAIGFVAGTSSYWGGIKAGALLTTWPDASVIAALAMSWGILLPLLVAAYSNLVQPEMARTTR
- a CDS encoding chalcone isomerase family protein; protein product: MAYSRNPTQTFKPKSGTVSAHQQAKNTLLGFVTLSLVFTALLFSGNTKASAVDDLHKRGQGEMSYLFWTLYSAEFYTAPSTSERALKIEYYRAIESKDLVEATEDQWNKLGYPNSNIKRWLEPLYSMWPNVEEGSTLTIRVAEDNVSRFYFDEQPIGVIQDKQFGDAFLAIWLSENTSEPDLRKQLLGLNK